A genome region from Deltaproteobacteria bacterium includes the following:
- a CDS encoding DUF4258 domain-containing protein, producing MKKIKIPNRLEAEKIIRQHLSGGLVVITRYFKKRLAQRGFSMQDVTHVLKTGRIYNEPEIDINSGKPRYRVEGETLDEDVLKVIAELYDEKTLLITAFGD from the coding sequence TTGAAAAAAATAAAAATTCCGAACAGGCTTGAAGCGGAAAAAATAATTAGGCAGCACCTTTCAGGTGGCTTGGTTGTAATAACCAGATACTTTAAAAAGCGCCTGGCACAGCGTGGCTTTTCTATGCAGGATGTAACGCATGTACTTAAGACCGGCCGAATTTACAATGAACCGGAGATTGATATTAATAGTGGTAAGCCGAGATACAGAGTTGAAGGTGAAACGCTTGATGAAGATGTCTTAAAGGTAATTGCAGAATTGTACGATGAAAAAACTTTATTAATCACGGCATTTGGAGATTGA
- a CDS encoding type II toxin-antitoxin system MqsA family antitoxin, which produces MRCPNCEKELSKTKRDYHYIESGLDKVILKGINVYTCSCGEEMPEIPNIEGLHKTIAMALIHKNTLLTGQGIKFLRKAMDLKAVELAQLMGVDKVTISRWENNKAEISNANDHLLRMIYIRKLEEESNQLLSEPILNILKNITPVTGKLSKINISSKGKGMYFAEPMAA; this is translated from the coding sequence ATGAGATGTCCCAATTGTGAAAAAGAGTTAAGCAAAACAAAAAGAGATTATCATTATATTGAATCGGGTCTGGATAAAGTAATTCTTAAAGGGATTAATGTATATACTTGCAGTTGTGGTGAGGAAATGCCTGAAATACCTAATATTGAAGGACTTCACAAAACAATAGCCATGGCTCTCATCCATAAAAATACGCTTTTAACGGGACAGGGGATAAAATTTTTGAGAAAGGCAATGGACTTAAAAGCTGTTGAACTCGCTCAGTTAATGGGGGTAGATAAAGTTACTATATCACGGTGGGAAAATAATAAAGCTGAAATCAGCAATGCCAATGACCATCTGTTAAGGATGATCTATATAAGAAAGCTGGAAGAAGAAAGTAATCAGCTATTGTCGGAGCCCATTTTAAATATTCTCAAAAACATCACGCCTGTAACAGGTAAACTCTCCAAAATTAACATATCCTCAAAAGGTAAAGGGATGTACTTTGCTGAACCAATGGCAGCGTAG